A single Oryctolagus cuniculus chromosome 18, mOryCun1.1, whole genome shotgun sequence DNA region contains:
- the FBXL8 gene encoding F-box/LRR-repeat protein 8 isoform X2: protein MGVPSYRRRLSWGRWPGAVRRSCHWELEGMLRSYVFACLDHVHDLRLDFEPSRKPSRSAAIELLTALAGRAPGLRSLCLKCHGEKPLFDAGRDVLGAVHAVCGAARELHHLDLRGLPFTLDDGLVLQAAHGCPELRSLFLDNRTLVGSVGPSSVLELLEACPRLRALGLHLASLSRAALEALAAPNRAPFVLLALRCECPEDARASPLPDEVWAAVRRRHPGLAVELELEPALPEESVTRILQPSVPVAALRLNLSGDTAGPVRFAARHYAKTLRELEVRAAASAALDEALEELAARCADLCEAHCFCVVRPSVLDAFRAHCPRLRSYTLKLKREPHPWRPTLVA, encoded by the coding sequence CTGCCACTGGGAGCTGGAAGGCATGCTGCGCTCCTATGTGTTCGCCTGCCTGGACCACGTTCACGATCTGCGGCTGGACTTCGAGCCCTCCAGGAAGCCGAGCCGCTCAGCAGCCATAGAGCTGCTGACGGCGCTGGCGGGCCGTGCCCCCGGACTGAGAAGCTTGTGCCTGAAGTGTCACGGCGAGAAACCGCTCTTCGACGCTGGCCGCGACGTCCTGGGCGCCGTGCACGCCGTCTGCGGGGCCGCCCGCGAGCTACACCACCTCGACCTGCGCGGCTTGCCCTTCACGCTAGACGacgggctggtgctgcaggcggcgcacGGCTGTCCCGAGCTCCGCAGCCTTTTCTTGGACAACCGTACACTGGTAGGCAGCGTGGGGCCCAGCTCGGTGCTGGAGCTGCTGGAGGCCTGCCCGCGCCTGCGCGCCCTCGGGCTGCACCTGGCCAGTCTGTCACGCGCCGCCCTCGAAGCGCTAGCTGCTCCCAACCGCGCGCCTTTCGTGCTCCTCGCCCTGCGATGCGAGTGCCCTGAGGATGCACGCGCATCCCCGCTGCCCGATGAAGTCTGGGCTGCCGTGCGCCGGCGCCACCCCGGGCTGGccgtggagctggagctggagccggcGCTGCCTGAGGAGAGCGTCACGCGCATCCTGCAGCCATCAGTGCCCGTGGCCGCGCTGCGCCTCAACCTCTCGGGCGACACCGCAGGCCCCGTGCGCTTTGCCGCGCGCCACTACGCGAAAACCCTGCGCGAGCTGGAGGTGCGCGCCGCCGCCTCGGCGGCGCTGGACGAAGCGCTGGAGGAGCTGGCGGCGCGCTGCGCGGACCTGTGCGAGGCGCACTGCTTCTGCGTGGTGAGACCCTCCGTGCTGGATGCCTTCCGCGCGCACTGCCCGCGCCTGCGCAGCTACACCCTCAAACTGAAGCGCGAGCCACACCCCTGGCGGCCCACGCTTGTGGCGTGA
- the HSF4 gene encoding heat shock factor protein 4 isoform X1, with translation MQEAPAALPTEPGPSPVPAFLGKLWALVGDPGTDHLIRWSPSGTSFLVSDQSRFAKEVLPQYFKHSNMASFVRQLNMYGFRKVVSIEQGGLLRPERDHVEFQHPSFMRGREQLLERVRRKVPALRCDDSRWRPEDLGRLLGEVQALRGVQESTEARLRELRQQNEILWREVVTLRQSHGQQHRVIGKLIQCLFGPLQAGPSNAGAKRKLSLMLDEGSSCPTPAKFNTCPLAGALLQDPYFIQSPLPETTLGLSTHRARGPIISDIPEDSPSPEGPRLSPPSGGTREKGLALLKEEPASPGGDGEAGLALAPNECDFCVTAPPPLPVAVVQAILEGKGSFSPEGPRNAQQPEPRGPREVPDRGPLGLERGDRSPESLLPPMLLRAPPEGVEPAGPLDVLGPSLQGREWTLMDLDMELSLMQPLVPERGESELAVKGLSSPGPGKDPTLGAPLLLDVQAALGGPALGLPGALTIYSTPESRASYLGPGASPSP, from the exons ATGCAGGAAGCGCCAGCCGCTCTGCCCACggagccaggccccagccccgtGCCTGCCTTTCTCGGCAAGCTATGGGCGCTGGTGGGCGACCCCGGCACCGACCACCTGATCCGCTGGAGCCCG AGCGGGACCAGTTTTCTTGTAAGCGACCAGAGCCGCTTCGCCAAGGAAGTGTTGCCCCAGTATTTCAAGCACAGCAACATGGCGAGCTTTGTGCGCCAACTCAACATGT ACGGTTTTCGCAAGGTGGTGAGCATCGAGCAGGGTGGCCTGCTCAGGCCAGAGCGCGACCACGTCGAGTTCCAGCATCCGAGTTTCATGCGCGGCCGCGAGCAGCTCCTGGAGCGCGTACGACGCAAG GTGCCCGCGCTGCGCTGCGACGACAGCCGCTGGCGCCCCGAGGACCTGGGCCGGCTGCTGGGCGAGGTGCAGGCTTTGCGGGGAGTGCAGGAGAGCACGGAGGCGCGGCTGCGGGAGCTCAGGCA GCAGAACGAGATCTTATGGCGGGAGGTGGTGACACTGCGGCAGAGCCACGGTCAGCAGCACCGGGTCATCGGCAAG CTGATCCAGTGCCTCTTTGGGCCACTTCAGGCAGGGCCCAGCAATGCAGGAGCCAAGAGAAAGCT GTCCCTGATGCTGGATGAGGGGAGCTCCTGCCCGACACCCGCCAAGTTCAACACCTGCCCCCTTGCTGGTGCCCTCCTGCAGGACCCCTACTTTATCCAGTCG CCCCTCCCAGAGACTACCCTGGGTCTCAGCACTCACAGGGCCAGGGGCCCCATCATCTCTGACATCCCAGAAGACTCCCCATCCCCTGAAGGGCCCAGGCTGTCTCCCCCCAGTGGTGGCACGAG GGAGAAGGGCCTGGCACTGCTCAAAGAAGAGCCGGCCAGTCCAGGGGGGGATGGCGAGGCcgggctggccctggccccaaACGAGTGTGACTTCTGCGTgacagcccccccaccgctgcctGTGGCTGTGGTGCAGGCCATCCTGGAAGGGAAAGGGAGCTTCAGCCCAGAAGGGCCCAGGAATGCCCAACAGCCTGAACCAAGGGGTCCCAGGGAGGTTCCCGACAG GGGGCCTCTGGGCCTGGAGAGGGGGGACAGGAGCCCAGAGAGTCTGCTGCCTCCAATGCTGCTCAGGGCCCCTCCTGAAGGTGTGGAGCCTGCAGGACCCCTGGAT gtgctgggccccagCCTCCAAGGCAGAGAATGGACCTTGATGGACTTAGACATGGAGCTGTCCCTG ATGCAGCCGTTGGTTCCAGAGAGGGGTGAGAGTGAGCTGGCAGTAAAGGGATTAAGTTCTCCAGGCCCAG GGAAGGACCCTACGCTGGGGGCCCCGCTCCTGCTGGATGTCCAGGCGGCCTTGGGAGGCCCAGCTCTCGGCttgcctggggctttaaccattTACAGCACCCCTGAGAGCAGGGCCTCCTACCTGGGCCCCGGGGCCAGTCCTTCCCCTTGA
- the HSF4 gene encoding heat shock factor protein 4 isoform X4: MQEAPAALPTEPGPSPVPAFLGKLWALVGDPGTDHLIRWSPSGTSFLVSDQSRFAKEVLPQYFKHSNMASFVRQLNMYGFRKVVSIEQGGLLRPERDHVEFQHPSFMRGREQLLERVRRKVPALRCDDSRWRPEDLGRLLGEVQALRGVQESTEARLRELRQQNEILWREVVTLRQSHGQQHRVIGKLIQCLFGPLQAGPSNAGAKRKLSLMLDEGSSCPTPAKFNTCPLAGALLQDPYFIQSPLPETTLGLSTHRARGPIISDIPEDSPSPEGPRLSPPSGGTRGPLGLERGDRSPESLLPPMLLRAPPEGVEPAGPLDVLGPSLQGREWTLMDLDMELSLMQPLVPERGESELAVKGLSSPGPGKDPTLGAPLLLDVQAALGGPALGLPGALTIYSTPESRASYLGPGASPSP; the protein is encoded by the exons ATGCAGGAAGCGCCAGCCGCTCTGCCCACggagccaggccccagccccgtGCCTGCCTTTCTCGGCAAGCTATGGGCGCTGGTGGGCGACCCCGGCACCGACCACCTGATCCGCTGGAGCCCG AGCGGGACCAGTTTTCTTGTAAGCGACCAGAGCCGCTTCGCCAAGGAAGTGTTGCCCCAGTATTTCAAGCACAGCAACATGGCGAGCTTTGTGCGCCAACTCAACATGT ACGGTTTTCGCAAGGTGGTGAGCATCGAGCAGGGTGGCCTGCTCAGGCCAGAGCGCGACCACGTCGAGTTCCAGCATCCGAGTTTCATGCGCGGCCGCGAGCAGCTCCTGGAGCGCGTACGACGCAAG GTGCCCGCGCTGCGCTGCGACGACAGCCGCTGGCGCCCCGAGGACCTGGGCCGGCTGCTGGGCGAGGTGCAGGCTTTGCGGGGAGTGCAGGAGAGCACGGAGGCGCGGCTGCGGGAGCTCAGGCA GCAGAACGAGATCTTATGGCGGGAGGTGGTGACACTGCGGCAGAGCCACGGTCAGCAGCACCGGGTCATCGGCAAG CTGATCCAGTGCCTCTTTGGGCCACTTCAGGCAGGGCCCAGCAATGCAGGAGCCAAGAGAAAGCT GTCCCTGATGCTGGATGAGGGGAGCTCCTGCCCGACACCCGCCAAGTTCAACACCTGCCCCCTTGCTGGTGCCCTCCTGCAGGACCCCTACTTTATCCAGTCG CCCCTCCCAGAGACTACCCTGGGTCTCAGCACTCACAGGGCCAGGGGCCCCATCATCTCTGACATCCCAGAAGACTCCCCATCCCCTGAAGGGCCCAGGCTGTCTCCCCCCAGTGGTGGCACGAG GGGGCCTCTGGGCCTGGAGAGGGGGGACAGGAGCCCAGAGAGTCTGCTGCCTCCAATGCTGCTCAGGGCCCCTCCTGAAGGTGTGGAGCCTGCAGGACCCCTGGAT gtgctgggccccagCCTCCAAGGCAGAGAATGGACCTTGATGGACTTAGACATGGAGCTGTCCCTG ATGCAGCCGTTGGTTCCAGAGAGGGGTGAGAGTGAGCTGGCAGTAAAGGGATTAAGTTCTCCAGGCCCAG GGAAGGACCCTACGCTGGGGGCCCCGCTCCTGCTGGATGTCCAGGCGGCCTTGGGAGGCCCAGCTCTCGGCttgcctggggctttaaccattTACAGCACCCCTGAGAGCAGGGCCTCCTACCTGGGCCCCGGGGCCAGTCCTTCCCCTTGA
- the HSF4 gene encoding heat shock factor protein 4 isoform X5, translating into MQEAPAALPTEPGPSPVPAFLGKLWALVGDPGTDHLIRWSPSGTSFLVSDQSRFAKEVLPQYFKHSNMASFVRQLNMYGFRKVVSIEQGGLLRPERDHVEFQHPSFMRGREQLLERVRRKVPALRCDDSRWRPEDLGRLLGEVQALRGVQESTEARLRELRQQNEILWREVVTLRQSHGQQHRVIGKLIQCLFGPLQAGPSNAGAKRKLSLMLDEGSSCPTPAKFNTCPLAGALLQDPYFIQSGWVYSSPYSPSQRLPWVSALTGPGAPSSLTSQKTPHPLKGPGCLPPVVARAPPPLPVAVVQAILEGKGSFSPEGPRNAQQPEPRGPREVPDRGPLGLERGDRSPESLLPPMLLRAPPEGVEPAGPLDVLGPSLQGREWTLMDLDMELSLMQPLVPERGESELAVKGLSSPGPGKDPTLGAPLLLDVQAALGGPALGLPGALTIYSTPESRASYLGPGASPSP; encoded by the exons ATGCAGGAAGCGCCAGCCGCTCTGCCCACggagccaggccccagccccgtGCCTGCCTTTCTCGGCAAGCTATGGGCGCTGGTGGGCGACCCCGGCACCGACCACCTGATCCGCTGGAGCCCG AGCGGGACCAGTTTTCTTGTAAGCGACCAGAGCCGCTTCGCCAAGGAAGTGTTGCCCCAGTATTTCAAGCACAGCAACATGGCGAGCTTTGTGCGCCAACTCAACATGT ACGGTTTTCGCAAGGTGGTGAGCATCGAGCAGGGTGGCCTGCTCAGGCCAGAGCGCGACCACGTCGAGTTCCAGCATCCGAGTTTCATGCGCGGCCGCGAGCAGCTCCTGGAGCGCGTACGACGCAAG GTGCCCGCGCTGCGCTGCGACGACAGCCGCTGGCGCCCCGAGGACCTGGGCCGGCTGCTGGGCGAGGTGCAGGCTTTGCGGGGAGTGCAGGAGAGCACGGAGGCGCGGCTGCGGGAGCTCAGGCA GCAGAACGAGATCTTATGGCGGGAGGTGGTGACACTGCGGCAGAGCCACGGTCAGCAGCACCGGGTCATCGGCAAG CTGATCCAGTGCCTCTTTGGGCCACTTCAGGCAGGGCCCAGCAATGCAGGAGCCAAGAGAAAGCT GTCCCTGATGCTGGATGAGGGGAGCTCCTGCCCGACACCCGCCAAGTTCAACACCTGCCCCCTTGCTGGTGCCCTCCTGCAGGACCCCTACTTTATCCAGTCG GGCTGGGTCTATTCTTCTCCTTACAGCCCCTCCCAGAGACTACCCTGGGTCTCAGCACTCACAGGGCCAGGGGCCCCATCATCTCTGACATCCCAGAAGACTCCCCATCCCCTGAAGGGCCCAGGCTGTCTCCCCCCAGTGGTGGCACGAG cccccccaccgctgcctGTGGCTGTGGTGCAGGCCATCCTGGAAGGGAAAGGGAGCTTCAGCCCAGAAGGGCCCAGGAATGCCCAACAGCCTGAACCAAGGGGTCCCAGGGAGGTTCCCGACAG GGGGCCTCTGGGCCTGGAGAGGGGGGACAGGAGCCCAGAGAGTCTGCTGCCTCCAATGCTGCTCAGGGCCCCTCCTGAAGGTGTGGAGCCTGCAGGACCCCTGGAT gtgctgggccccagCCTCCAAGGCAGAGAATGGACCTTGATGGACTTAGACATGGAGCTGTCCCTG ATGCAGCCGTTGGTTCCAGAGAGGGGTGAGAGTGAGCTGGCAGTAAAGGGATTAAGTTCTCCAGGCCCAG GGAAGGACCCTACGCTGGGGGCCCCGCTCCTGCTGGATGTCCAGGCGGCCTTGGGAGGCCCAGCTCTCGGCttgcctggggctttaaccattTACAGCACCCCTGAGAGCAGGGCCTCCTACCTGGGCCCCGGGGCCAGTCCTTCCCCTTGA
- the HSF4 gene encoding heat shock factor protein 4 isoform X3, giving the protein MGAGGRPRHRPPDPLEPDGFRKVVSIEQGGLLRPERDHVEFQHPSFMRGREQLLERVRRKVPALRCDDSRWRPEDLGRLLGEVQALRGVQESTEARLRELRQQNEILWREVVTLRQSHGQQHRVIGKLIQCLFGPLQAGPSNAGAKRKLSLMLDEGSSCPTPAKFNTCPLAGALLQDPYFIQSPLPETTLGLSTHRARGPIISDIPEDSPSPEGPRLSPPSGGTREKGLALLKEEPASPGGDGEAGLALAPNECDFCVTAPPPLPVAVVQAILEGKGSFSPEGPRNAQQPEPRGPREVPDRGPLGLERGDRSPESLLPPMLLRAPPEGVEPAGPLDVLGPSLQGREWTLMDLDMELSLMQPLVPERGESELAVKGLSSPGPGKDPTLGAPLLLDVQAALGGPALGLPGALTIYSTPESRASYLGPGASPSP; this is encoded by the exons ATGGGCGCTGGTGGGCGACCCCGGCACCGACCACCTGATCCGCTGGAGCCCG ACGGTTTTCGCAAGGTGGTGAGCATCGAGCAGGGTGGCCTGCTCAGGCCAGAGCGCGACCACGTCGAGTTCCAGCATCCGAGTTTCATGCGCGGCCGCGAGCAGCTCCTGGAGCGCGTACGACGCAAG GTGCCCGCGCTGCGCTGCGACGACAGCCGCTGGCGCCCCGAGGACCTGGGCCGGCTGCTGGGCGAGGTGCAGGCTTTGCGGGGAGTGCAGGAGAGCACGGAGGCGCGGCTGCGGGAGCTCAGGCA GCAGAACGAGATCTTATGGCGGGAGGTGGTGACACTGCGGCAGAGCCACGGTCAGCAGCACCGGGTCATCGGCAAG CTGATCCAGTGCCTCTTTGGGCCACTTCAGGCAGGGCCCAGCAATGCAGGAGCCAAGAGAAAGCT GTCCCTGATGCTGGATGAGGGGAGCTCCTGCCCGACACCCGCCAAGTTCAACACCTGCCCCCTTGCTGGTGCCCTCCTGCAGGACCCCTACTTTATCCAGTCG CCCCTCCCAGAGACTACCCTGGGTCTCAGCACTCACAGGGCCAGGGGCCCCATCATCTCTGACATCCCAGAAGACTCCCCATCCCCTGAAGGGCCCAGGCTGTCTCCCCCCAGTGGTGGCACGAG GGAGAAGGGCCTGGCACTGCTCAAAGAAGAGCCGGCCAGTCCAGGGGGGGATGGCGAGGCcgggctggccctggccccaaACGAGTGTGACTTCTGCGTgacagcccccccaccgctgcctGTGGCTGTGGTGCAGGCCATCCTGGAAGGGAAAGGGAGCTTCAGCCCAGAAGGGCCCAGGAATGCCCAACAGCCTGAACCAAGGGGTCCCAGGGAGGTTCCCGACAG GGGGCCTCTGGGCCTGGAGAGGGGGGACAGGAGCCCAGAGAGTCTGCTGCCTCCAATGCTGCTCAGGGCCCCTCCTGAAGGTGTGGAGCCTGCAGGACCCCTGGAT gtgctgggccccagCCTCCAAGGCAGAGAATGGACCTTGATGGACTTAGACATGGAGCTGTCCCTG ATGCAGCCGTTGGTTCCAGAGAGGGGTGAGAGTGAGCTGGCAGTAAAGGGATTAAGTTCTCCAGGCCCAG GGAAGGACCCTACGCTGGGGGCCCCGCTCCTGCTGGATGTCCAGGCGGCCTTGGGAGGCCCAGCTCTCGGCttgcctggggctttaaccattTACAGCACCCCTGAGAGCAGGGCCTCCTACCTGGGCCCCGGGGCCAGTCCTTCCCCTTGA
- the HSF4 gene encoding heat shock factor protein 4 isoform X2, with protein MGAGGRPRHRPPDPLEPERDQFSCKRPEPLRQGSVAPVFQAQQHGELCAPTQHVRFSQGGEHRAGWPAQARARPRRVPASEFHARPRAAPGARTTQGARAALRRQPLAPRGPGPAAGRGAGFAGSAGEHGGAAAGAQAVRGTRRLGGGSGQNEILWREVVTLRQSHGQQHRVIGKLIQCLFGPLQAGPSNAGAKRKLSLMLDEGSSCPTPAKFNTCPLAGALLQDPYFIQSPLPETTLGLSTHRARGPIISDIPEDSPSPEGPRLSPPSGGTREKGLALLKEEPASPGGDGEAGLALAPNECDFCVTAPPPLPVAVVQAILEGKGSFSPEGPRNAQQPEPRGPREVPDRGPLGLERGDRSPESLLPPMLLRAPPEGVEPAGPLDVLGPSLQGREWTLMDLDMELSLMQPLVPERGESELAVKGLSSPGPGKDPTLGAPLLLDVQAALGGPALGLPGALTIYSTPESRASYLGPGASPSP; from the exons ATGGGCGCTGGTGGGCGACCCCGGCACCGACCACCTGATCCGCTGGAGCCCG AGCGGGACCAGTTTTCTTGTAAGCGACCAGAGCCGCTTCGCCAAGGAAGTGTTGCCCCAGTATTTCAAGCACAGCAACATGGCGAGCTTTGTGCGCCAACTCAACATGT ACGGTTTTCGCAAGGTGGTGAGCATCGAGCAGGGTGGCCTGCTCAGGCCAGAGCGCGACCACGTCGAGTTCCAGCATCCGAGTTTCATGCGCGGCCGCGAGCAGCTCCTGGAGCGCGTACGACGCAAG GTGCCCGCGCTGCGCTGCGACGACAGCCGCTGGCGCCCCGAGGACCTGGGCCGGCTGCTGGGCGAGGTGCAGGCTTTGCGGGGAGTGCAGGAGAGCACGGAGGCGCGGCTGCGGGAGCTCAGGCAGTGCGGGGGACACGAAGGCTGGGCGGGGGTTCTGG GCAGAACGAGATCTTATGGCGGGAGGTGGTGACACTGCGGCAGAGCCACGGTCAGCAGCACCGGGTCATCGGCAAG CTGATCCAGTGCCTCTTTGGGCCACTTCAGGCAGGGCCCAGCAATGCAGGAGCCAAGAGAAAGCT GTCCCTGATGCTGGATGAGGGGAGCTCCTGCCCGACACCCGCCAAGTTCAACACCTGCCCCCTTGCTGGTGCCCTCCTGCAGGACCCCTACTTTATCCAGTCG CCCCTCCCAGAGACTACCCTGGGTCTCAGCACTCACAGGGCCAGGGGCCCCATCATCTCTGACATCCCAGAAGACTCCCCATCCCCTGAAGGGCCCAGGCTGTCTCCCCCCAGTGGTGGCACGAG GGAGAAGGGCCTGGCACTGCTCAAAGAAGAGCCGGCCAGTCCAGGGGGGGATGGCGAGGCcgggctggccctggccccaaACGAGTGTGACTTCTGCGTgacagcccccccaccgctgcctGTGGCTGTGGTGCAGGCCATCCTGGAAGGGAAAGGGAGCTTCAGCCCAGAAGGGCCCAGGAATGCCCAACAGCCTGAACCAAGGGGTCCCAGGGAGGTTCCCGACAG GGGGCCTCTGGGCCTGGAGAGGGGGGACAGGAGCCCAGAGAGTCTGCTGCCTCCAATGCTGCTCAGGGCCCCTCCTGAAGGTGTGGAGCCTGCAGGACCCCTGGAT gtgctgggccccagCCTCCAAGGCAGAGAATGGACCTTGATGGACTTAGACATGGAGCTGTCCCTG ATGCAGCCGTTGGTTCCAGAGAGGGGTGAGAGTGAGCTGGCAGTAAAGGGATTAAGTTCTCCAGGCCCAG GGAAGGACCCTACGCTGGGGGCCCCGCTCCTGCTGGATGTCCAGGCGGCCTTGGGAGGCCCAGCTCTCGGCttgcctggggctttaaccattTACAGCACCCCTGAGAGCAGGGCCTCCTACCTGGGCCCCGGGGCCAGTCCTTCCCCTTGA
- the NOL3 gene encoding nucleolar protein 3 — protein MGNTQERPSETIDRERKRLVETLQADSGLLLDALLARGVLNGPEYEALDALPDAERRVRRLLLLVQSKGEAACQELLRCAQQTARAPDPAWDWQHVGPGYRDRSYDPPCPGHWTPEAPGSGTLCPGLPGASDHDEAGGPEGSEAVQSGTPEEPEPEAEGAEQDLEPEPEPEPELEVDPEPEPEPEPEPEADESEDS, from the exons ATGGGCAACACGCAGGAGAGGCCGTCGGAGACCATCGACCGCGAGCGGAAGCGCCTGGTGGAGACGCTGCAGGCGGACTCGGGGCTGCTGCTGGACGCGCTGCTGGCGCGGGGCGTGCTCAACGGGCCCGAGTACGAGGCGTTGGACGCCCTGCCAGACGCCGAGCGCAGGGTGCGCCGCCTGCTTCTGCTGGTGCAGAGCAAGGGCGAGGCCGCCTGCCAGGAGCTGCTGCGCTGTGCCCAGCAAACCGCGCGCGCGCCCGACCCGGCCTGGGACTGGCAACACGTGGGGCCCG GCTACCGGGACCGCAGCTATGACCCCCCGTGCCCCGGACACTGGACGCCTGAGGCACCTGGTTCCGGCACCCTATGCCCTGGGCTACCTGGAGCTTCAGACCACGACGAGGCAGGGGGTCCTGAAGGATCGGAGGCCGTGCAATCCGGGACCccagaggagccagagccagaagctgaaGGAGCTGAACAGGATCTggaaccagagccagagccagagccggaACTGGAAGTGGATCcagagcccgagcccgagcccgagcccgagccggAGGCCGATGAGTCTGAAG ATTCCTGA